A single window of Oceanococcus atlanticus DNA harbors:
- a CDS encoding MotA/TolQ/ExbB proton channel family protein, translating into MAAHQEDALARLQQRETRYQTRLENAQQKLAQAKARLGRLEAQGVRLENSFESNRVELDDKAKLLSDKIGALKELFGVFQQNASDLIGAFVNSPTSLEFADRDVWLEGFANRMKNATEVSSADDIRSLWFEIQREIAATDDIVWLRAPVVDLQDGVTERDIVRVGTFNLLTADPQPAYLRWDGGHQRVETLARQPGGDELLQVENYLSASQGLHTLSLDPTRGPLLGLLVEKPSLRERVDQGGLVGYMILGLGALSLVLAVFKLIDILLLSLGMSIQARKLSSPGGGNPLGRLLQTWHEYRQRDAEVLAMRLHDRVAKESGRIHRFTIFLAIIAAVAPLMGLLGTVVGMINTFQAITLYGTGDPQTMAGGISQALITTVLGLIVAVPAVLLHALVSSRGKRLVNRLQQHSAALTGDALAARQDNAADGSAVLPSVTTAPA; encoded by the coding sequence ATGGCCGCGCATCAAGAGGATGCATTGGCCAGATTGCAACAGCGTGAAACGCGCTATCAGACGCGGCTCGAAAACGCACAACAGAAGCTGGCACAGGCCAAAGCGCGCCTCGGGCGTCTCGAGGCACAAGGCGTACGTTTGGAAAACAGTTTTGAGTCCAACCGTGTTGAACTTGATGACAAGGCCAAGCTGCTCAGTGACAAGATCGGCGCGCTAAAAGAGCTCTTTGGGGTCTTCCAGCAGAATGCGTCCGATCTGATCGGGGCATTTGTGAATTCGCCCACCAGTCTTGAATTTGCCGATCGTGATGTGTGGTTGGAAGGCTTCGCCAATCGCATGAAGAATGCGACAGAGGTTTCGTCTGCCGACGACATTCGTAGCTTGTGGTTTGAGATTCAGCGTGAGATTGCGGCCACCGACGATATCGTATGGCTGCGGGCGCCTGTGGTTGACCTGCAGGATGGTGTGACAGAGCGCGATATCGTCCGCGTGGGCACCTTTAACCTTCTGACGGCAGATCCTCAGCCGGCTTATCTGCGTTGGGACGGCGGCCATCAGCGGGTCGAGACCCTGGCCCGCCAGCCGGGTGGAGACGAGCTCTTACAGGTCGAGAACTATCTGTCGGCATCACAAGGCTTGCACACGCTTTCGCTTGATCCCACCCGCGGTCCCTTGCTTGGCCTGCTGGTTGAAAAGCCCAGCCTGCGCGAGCGTGTTGATCAGGGTGGGTTGGTCGGCTACATGATTCTTGGATTGGGCGCCTTGTCGCTGGTGCTGGCGGTGTTCAAGCTGATCGATATTCTGTTGCTGAGCCTGGGCATGTCGATACAGGCCCGCAAGCTCAGTAGCCCGGGTGGCGGCAATCCCTTGGGGCGCCTGTTGCAGACCTGGCATGAATACCGTCAACGCGATGCTGAAGTGTTGGCCATGCGTTTGCATGACCGGGTGGCCAAGGAATCGGGGCGCATCCATCGTTTCACCATATTCCTTGCCATCATCGCGGCGGTTGCACCGCTGATGGGGCTGCTGGGCACGGTGGTCGGTATGATCAATACCTTCCAGGCGATCACCCTGTATGGCACCGGTGATCCGCAGACCATGGCCGGCGGCATCTCGCAAGCATTGATCACCACGGTGCTGGGTTTGATCGTCGCTGTGCCTGCAGTCCTGCTGCATGCCCTGGTGTCGTCGCGTGGCAAGCGCCTGGTCAATCGATTGCAGCAGCACAGTGCCGCGCTCACCGGTGATGCGCTGGCCGCGCGCCAAGACAATGCCGCGGACGGCTCAGCGGTG